From the Paenibacillus tianjinensis genome, the window GAATACGCGGCCCAGCGCCTGCTGAGGGGTAAGCAGAGCTCCGCCGTTCTTAAGATGGGTGGTGACACTGCCCCGGCCGGCTTTTTTGGCTCCGATGCCGACAACAACCCACTGGTTGCTGCCGTTCTTATGCATATGGAAGCGGAAATCAATCGGGCAGGCGTCGATCTCGATCAGGCGGATACCCTGCTGGACGATATAGTTTTGCAGGTTTTGGCCATGCCGGGCGCGGAGCATGCGCATCAGGCTGTCAAAGCTGGTAAAGCGCAGGAGCACATTTTTACCGTTCTTACGGTAACGGGCGAAATACCCCTTCTTCGGCAGGTAAGTAAGCCGGTATATTCCGTGCCCGAGACTGCCGGCGGATGGTTTGTAATAGACGAAATGATGGCGGTCAAGCATATCGCGCATTTTCTCTGAGCTGGGGTTACTCACGGTTTCAGGGACATAGCGGTTCGCTGCGCCGTCGTTCTCCAGCAGCCGGTAGATATCCGATTTATTGAAAAAGCTCCAGTTGAAATAAGGAATTCTCTTCCGTCCGAAACGTTCGCGGAGCTGGTTGATATAAGGTGAGGTTTCGGCCCGGCGGCTCGGCAGACGGTTATACACGACATCCGGCAGCGGGACCATTTTACGTTCGAACTTGCCGCTGGCCGTCAGAAAAAAGCCGTTAACCTGTTCCTGCTGCCAGTCGATATCACGCGGTGTGAACGCAAAGATATAGCATTTATTGCTGCCTTCCCGCAGCAGCTGCTTGATGAAGCCGGTACGCGAACCGAAGGGATTCGCCGATGTGGTTGGCCCGTCAGACAAGATGCCGACCAGAGGACCTAGCTGCACCTCATCATTCTGCAGGTTGCGTAAGTAGACGCCGCCCGTTTTGGGCACCTTGATTGCGCTCTTCACTCCGGAGGCCAGGAACAGATGCTTTCCTGCCCGTTTGATGGGCTTAATCATGGCCGGGATGGCATCCTTGCCGAGACGCAGGCGGATATTTTTCTTGCCGGATAATTTCAGGCTTTTCATCAATTCACCCGAGACATAGACAACTCGTTGGGGCTGCTTGGTGAAATGCACATTGCAAAAAGTGAGACCCATTGATGAATCCTCCTTAGGAACCATTGATATCATTCTCCTGTCTGTAACGGAGCTGTCCGAGTGGCAAGTACGCGGCTTGCCGCTGAATGGAGCAGCAAATGACGCGCATAGCGCAGCGGGTTCTCGGTTGCGAGTCTAGCAGCCCGGCGGTCACCCGTCAGCCGGAACACCGTGCGCCCTGGCTTGGAATTGGCTTCCAGCAGATAGATTCTGCCTCCGGCATCAATGCCGAAGTCTAGGCCCAGTTCCCCGAGTCTGCCGCAGGATTCCTCCAGCAGGGGAGGCAGTAGAGCAGCTGCATCGGCAAGCTCTTCGAGCAGTTCTGCCCCGCTCTTTCCGTACTCTGCAAGCAGAAAGGGCAGTGGAGGAACCGCTGTCCCACCGCCGTGAAGGTTAGAAGTAAGTGCCCCTTGCCGGCCGAGCCGCACGGCCATGCCGGTTAATGTCCAGGCACCCCGTCCGTTCTTCTGCATCAGAACACGTACATCAAAGGGCTGGCCATCACTACTGGTCAAGTCCAGGTAAGGCTGTATAATATAGCGGCGCTTGCCGATGAAGCCGTGAACCCAATCCAGTCCTTCACCTGGCGTTCTGAAATCATGCCGGAAGGATTCATTCGCTTCACCGCGGCCGCGGATACTGATTCCGCCGCCTGCTTTGCTGCTGAGGAGCAGAACATGCAGCGTGCGTTTGCCGTGCGATCCTGCCACAGGCTTTAGAAATACGCCGTATTCTCTTTCTGCAAGCATAGTACTGAGAGCCTCTGTACCGGTATAAAGCCTGGTCTCAGGTAGCAGTGCTGCAGCTTTGCGGCTGCGGTGCAGGATCCCGTAGACTCCCCACTTATCAGGCAGCGGGCGGGACCAGGGGAGTGTGCGGTGGAGTGCAGCCATGGCAGCGGAAGCTGCTTTTTTTTCCTGCAAGCTGGAATACAGACAACGGTTATACAGGATATCGGGTGCAGATGCCAGCGACTGCTGCCATCGGGCGTCTTTCCAGACATAGCCGTTGATCGTTTGGCCGTCGATGGAGACACCTTCCGGGCGGAAGACAAGCACTTTCAGATCATACAGCGGGGCTGCGGCGCATAACTGACTGCAGAACTCCGGTTCTGCGATGGGAGGATACCCCTGGCGGCGGCCTGTCATAATGCCAAGGAACCCCGAAGCTGTGTCTGTCATGATGTCCTCCTTATAACCCGGCCAGATAACGGCAATATAGAATCATTTGTTTCACGGACGGTCTGATCTTCTGGTCATTAAGCGGTGTATTATCGTTTTTGGACGGCTTGGAGTTAACCTCCAGCAGCCAAATGCGTCCAGACTGATCCAGTGCGAGATCAATCCCCAGCTCCCCGAAGTGTGCGGGGATGTAAGTTTCGACTCCTCTGGCAATCGCCAGTGCCGCCCGCGGCAGCTGCACCTGCGAGCTTTCCTTCATTCCTGCCGGCAGATTGCTTTTGCCGACCGCCTCACGGACAGTGCTGAGCGTGCCGCCCCGCGCCAGATTCGAAACAAAATGGTTGCTGCCGGCTGTACGGGCGACTATGGAGGTGACCCCCCATTTGCCGGTGCCGTTCTTTTGCACCAGCGCCCGGAAATCTACCGGCCGCTTTCCAAGCTCCATTAGGGGAAGGCCCTGCTGAATCTGGTACCGGGTGGTCTTCATCTTAGGGGAAATCGACTGAAACAGCTTCGCCAGACTGGGATAGCTTTGTTTACGGGTGCCAAGAGCTGTGGTCGACAGCAGCCGGTAGCCTCCTTCTTCTTTGGAAATACGCAGAATGCCTTTTCCGAGACTGCCGCGCACAGGTTTCAGAAATACGCTGGAGTAGCTGTTACACATTCTCTTTAAGACAGCAAAGCCGTTAAAGGCATGGGATTCCGGCAAATAACGCTGCAGGGCGGCATCTTGTGCCAGTGCTTCAAATACCTCTGTCTTGTCTAGGAACTTTTCATTGAAGAAATGCGTTCCGTAGCGGGATTTTACATCCGCCAAAAAATGCTGTACGCTAGGTTTGTTCTCCACCTTTCGCGTGGTAAGCCGATTGTTGATCACATCGGCGACAGGAAGACTCAGCTTCCGCCAGCCCTCATCGTATACCCAGCCCTGAATCGAAGAGCTGCGTGTCTCCAGCGCTTCCGGGGTAAAGAAATATACATAGGCACCCTGCGCATGGCAGGCATTGGTAAGCTCACGGCAGAACATCGTGATCTGTCCGAACACTCTGTCCGGCTGGTCTGGATGGTCCCGGCTTACCAGCACTCCAATCAGCGGACCGAGCCGCAGGGTGCGGCTGCCGGAACTGTAGGAGGCATTCAGCATCGGCCGCCCTCTTAAGCCAAGCCGCCGGGCTAACCCTTCGTTTACGCGCAGGCTGTCGGCTTTGGGGACCGGGATGACAGTGACCTCCTGCCTGAATGAACCGAAGGTAAGCTGAATGGTTCCGTGTGCCGGTATTTTGAGCCTTTTCATGGATTTGTCGCCAAGCATTACAGCGTTTTCCTGCAGGATGCCCGAGTGGACCGTTTGGACCGGGATCTTGTACTTAGACATCGTGGATCTCCTTCCGGTAGGCAGCATGATGCCGGCAATATGAATCTTTAGGGTTACATATCATTCATCATATGGAGACATCTGACCCTTGGTGATTGACCTATTCTGTAAAAAGCCGTACCAGGCGGAATTCAAGGAAGCCCAGCTCACAAAACTTAAGCAAATGCTTCCGAAGCCAGTTTTGTACGAAGTAATTCAAGGAAGTCTATGCTCACAAAACTTTTAGGAGGAATCATCATGAACGTAATCGACAAAGCACACGAACTGGCAAGGGCCATCAAAGAAAGCACTGAGTTTTCGGATATCAGCAGTGCTATGAAGGTGATTGAAGCCGATCCTGAGAGCAAACGGATGCTGGATAATTTCCGCCAGAGCCAGATTGAGCTGCAGCAGCGGATGATGAGCGGAGAGATGCCGCCGCAAGAGGAAATGGAAAAAATGGAGAAGCTGTTCGAGGTGCTGAACCTGAATCTCGGCATCCGCCGGCTGTTTGACGCAGAGCGACGTCTAAGCGTTGTCATTGAAGATGTGAACAAGATTATTACCGACAGCCTGTCACAGATGTACGGTGGCCAGTAATCTGCCCCGTCCAAGTGACAGCAACAGAAAAAGCAGGGTGTTCCCCGGCCTATCAGGCTGGAGAGCGACCCTGCTTTTTTGTTGCCCAATGATGTATCTTAGTCCTGCTTACCCTCTACAGCACAAAGGAGAATACCTGCAGCCAGGCCGAGACGGCGGTCAAGCTGACCGGTCCGGTCCTCGGAAAAGTCCGCGATGATTTTGGTGACGAAGGGATTGAAGTTCTGCCTGTAGGCAGAGATGGCATTGCCGTCAAACTCGATATTATATTTTTGCGGGATCAGGGTGATGAACCGGCGCAGAAGCGCCATAAGTGTACTGTCTTCCT encodes:
- a CDS encoding YheC/YheD family endospore coat-associated protein, with translation MTDTASGFLGIMTGRRQGYPPIAEPEFCSQLCAAAPLYDLKVLVFRPEGVSIDGQTINGYVWKDARWQQSLASAPDILYNRCLYSSLQEKKAASAAMAALHRTLPWSRPLPDKWGVYGILHRSRKAAALLPETRLYTGTEALSTMLAEREYGVFLKPVAGSHGKRTLHVLLLSSKAGGGISIRGRGEANESFRHDFRTPGEGLDWVHGFIGKRRYIIQPYLDLTSSDGQPFDVRVLMQKNGRGAWTLTGMAVRLGRQGALTSNLHGGGTAVPPLPFLLAEYGKSGAELLEELADAAALLPPLLEESCGRLGELGLDFGIDAGGRIYLLEANSKPGRTVFRLTGDRRAARLATENPLRYARHLLLHSAASRVLATRTAPLQTGE
- a CDS encoding YheC/YheD family endospore coat-associated protein, which translates into the protein MGLTFCNVHFTKQPQRVVYVSGELMKSLKLSGKKNIRLRLGKDAIPAMIKPIKRAGKHLFLASGVKSAIKVPKTGGVYLRNLQNDEVQLGPLVGILSDGPTTSANPFGSRTGFIKQLLREGSNKCYIFAFTPRDIDWQQEQVNGFFLTASGKFERKMVPLPDVVYNRLPSRRAETSPYINQLRERFGRKRIPYFNWSFFNKSDIYRLLENDGAANRYVPETVSNPSSEKMRDMLDRHHFVYYKPSAGSLGHGIYRLTYLPKKGYFARYRKNGKNVLLRFTSFDSLMRMLRARHGQNLQNYIVQQGIRLIEIDACPIDFRFHMHKNGSNQWVVVGIGAKKAGRGSVTTHLKNGGALLTPQQALGRVFGARADEVLQRAKTTAVKLAESLEIQHRHLLGEIGFDLGIDQDEDIWMFEANAKPGRSIFRHPSLRAEGKASIEHILEHCLYLSKFRRRDEL
- a CDS encoding YheC/YheD family endospore coat-associated protein, with product MSKYKIPVQTVHSGILQENAVMLGDKSMKRLKIPAHGTIQLTFGSFRQEVTVIPVPKADSLRVNEGLARRLGLRGRPMLNASYSSGSRTLRLGPLIGVLVSRDHPDQPDRVFGQITMFCRELTNACHAQGAYVYFFTPEALETRSSSIQGWVYDEGWRKLSLPVADVINNRLTTRKVENKPSVQHFLADVKSRYGTHFFNEKFLDKTEVFEALAQDAALQRYLPESHAFNGFAVLKRMCNSYSSVFLKPVRGSLGKGILRISKEEGGYRLLSTTALGTRKQSYPSLAKLFQSISPKMKTTRYQIQQGLPLMELGKRPVDFRALVQKNGTGKWGVTSIVARTAGSNHFVSNLARGGTLSTVREAVGKSNLPAGMKESSQVQLPRAALAIARGVETYIPAHFGELGIDLALDQSGRIWLLEVNSKPSKNDNTPLNDQKIRPSVKQMILYCRYLAGL
- a CDS encoding YlbF family regulator; the protein is MNVIDKAHELARAIKESTEFSDISSAMKVIEADPESKRMLDNFRQSQIELQQRMMSGEMPPQEEMEKMEKLFEVLNLNLGIRRLFDAERRLSVVIEDVNKIITDSLSQMYGGQ